The following DNA comes from Deltaproteobacteria bacterium.
GTCCGAATCTCCCGCGTCAGTAATGCGCACCCGCCGCAGCATTTGCCGGACAATGACCTCGATGTGTTTGTCGTTGATCTTGACGCCCTGCAGCCTGTAGACCTGCTGTACTTCGTTGACCAGATACTTGGCCAACTCTTTTTCACCCAGGATGTTGAGAATGTCATGCGGATTGGCGGCGCCGTCCATGAGGGGCTCGCCGGCTCGCACCAGGTCCCCCTCGTGCACGCTGATGTGCTTGCCCTTGGGGATCAGGTACTCCTTGGCTTCTCCCACCTCGGGGGTGATGATCACCTTGCGCTTGCCCTTGGTGTCCTTGCCGAAGGAAACCACGCCGCTGATCTCACTGATGACCGCCTGTTCCTTGGGTTTGCGTACTTCAAAAAGTTCTGCCACTCTCGGCAGACCGCCGGTGATGTCTTTGGTCTTGGTGGTCTCCCGAGGAATCTTGGCAAGTACGTCGCCGGCCGATACCTGGTCTCCCTCAGAAACCATAATGATAGCGCCAACAGGCATGAAGTAGCGCGCCGCAGTCGGCCCCACCTTGGCCGTCTTGCCGCTCTCATCTTTGATGGACACCCGCGGCCGCACGTCGGCATCCCGGTACTCCACGATCACCTTGCTCGCCTTGCCCGTAACCGGGTCCACCTTCTCCTGCATAGTTATGCCTTCGACAATGTCGCCAAATTTCACCGTGCCAGGCACATCGGTAAGTATGGGCGTGGTGAAGGGGTCCCACTCCGCCAGCAAGGTGTTGGCCTCGATCTTCTCCCCTTCTTTCACCTTCAGTTTTGCGCCGTAGATGATCTGGAAGCGCTCGCGCTCGCGTCCTCCCTCGCCAATGATGGTGATCTCGCCGTTGCGATTCATCACCACCAGGTCGCCCTCCACATTGGTCACCGTGTGGAGATTGACGAATTTGACGGTGCCGGGATAACGGTTGCTTATCGATGTCTGCTCGATTCGCTTGCTGGCGGTGCCGCCAATGTGGAAGGTGCGCATGGTGAGCTGCGTGCCCGGCTCCCCAATGGACTGGGCTGCGATAATGCCGATGGCCTCGCCGATCTCCACCATGCGGCCGTGTGCCAGGTCGCGGCCATAGCAGCGGGCACAGGCGCCTCGTTTGCTGCGGCAGGTGAGAACGGAGCGGATTGGCACCTTTTCTATTCCTGCTTCCTCGAGCAGACTGACTGCCTGCTCGTCTATCTCTTCATTGGCCTGCACCAGCACCTCACCAGTCACCGGGTCCTTGATGTCCAGCCAGGCAACGCGGCCGAGTATTCTTTCACTCAGCTGCTGGATGACCTCGCCAGCCTCAGTGAGCGCCTCCACCCATATGCCGTCAATGGTGTGGCAGTCTTCCTCGCAGATAATGGAGTCCTGGCTGACATCCACCAGGCGCCTGGTGAGGTAGCCCGAGTTGGCTGTCTTCAGGGCCGTGTCCGCCAGCCCTTTGCGGGCGCCGTGTGTGGAGACGAAGTACTGCAGCACGGTGAGTCCCTCTCTGAAGTTGGCTGTAATGGGAGTCTCGATGATCTCCCCGGAAGGCTTGGCCATGAGGCCGCGCATGCCGGACAGCTGGCGCATCTGGTCCTTGCTGCCTCGAGAGCCCGAGTCCGCCATCATGAATATAGGGTTGAAAGAGGCCATTTGCATGGTCTCGCCTTTGGGTCCGGTGACGGTCTCGGTAGCGATCTCATGCATCATTTCACTGGCAATGTCTTCGGTGGCCTTGGCCCAGATGTCGACAACCTTGTTGTATTTCTCACCGTCAGTGATGAGGCCTTCGTTGTATTGCCGCTCGATCTCGCGGATATTCTCCGAGGCCTCCTGAATGATGTCCTGTTTCCGATGGGGAATGACCATATCAGATACTGCAATGGAAACCCCGGAGCGAGTGGCGAACTTGTAGCCGATGTCCTTGATCCTGTCTGCCAGGATCACCGTACTCTTCACCCCGGCCGTGCGGTAGCTGGCATTGAAAAGTTCAGCCAGGGCCCGCTTGTTCATCACCCGGTTTATCAGCTCGAAGGGGAGCTCCGGCGGCACCACTTCGGAAAGCAGCACGCGGCCCGTGGTGGTGGTCACCCGCTTGCCATTCAAGCGTACAGAAATGCGGGCGTGCAGGTCCAGCTCTCCAGCATCAAAGGCGCAGCGAACCTCCTCGGGGCTGGCAAACACTTTGTCTTCACCCCGGGCAAAGGGCTTCTCCCTGGTCATGTAGTAGATGCCGAGGACAATGTCCTGGCTGGGCACAATGATGGGCTCGCCATGAGCAGGGCTGAGAATGTTGTTGGTGCTCATCATGAGGACCCGGGCCTCTATCTGCGCCTCGATGGACAGGGGCACGTGCACCGCCATCTGGTCGCCGTCGAAGTCGGCGTTGAAGGCGGCGCAGACAAGCGGGTGAATTTGAATGGCCTTGCCCTCAATGAGCTTTGGTTCAAAGGCTTGAATGCCAAGGCGGTGCAAGGTGGGAGCCCGGTTGAGAAGCACGGGATACTCTTTTACCACCTCATCCAGACAGTCCCATACCTCGGGGGTCTCCTTCTCCACCATCTTCTTGGCGCTCTTGATGGTGTTCACATGGCCGCGTTCCTCGAGCTTGTTGTAAATGAATGGCTTGAAGAGCTCCAGGGCCATTTTCTTGGGCAGGCCGCACTGGTGCAGCCGCAGGTCTGGACCGATGACGATCACCGAGCGTCCGGAGTAGTCCACCCTCTTGCCGAGAAGGTTCTGCCGAAAGCGCCCCTGTTTGCCCTTGAGCATGTCGGAAAGCGACTTCAGCGGCCTCTTGTTCGGGCCGGTGATGGTCTTGCCCCGTCTGCCGTTGTCGAAGAGCACATCCACGGCCTCCTGCAGCATGCGCTTCTCGTTGCGAATGATGATCTCGGGGGCGTTCAGCTCCTGCAGCCGCCGCAAGCGGTTGTTGCGGTTGATGACCCTGCGGTAGAGATCGTTCAGGTCGCTGGTGGCAAAGCGGCCGCCGTCGAGAGGCACCAGGGGACGCAGGTCCGGCGGCAGCACTGGAATGACCTCCAGGATCATCCACTCCGGCCTGGCTTCGGACTCGCGAAAGGCATTTACCACCTTGAGCCGCTTGG
Coding sequences within:
- the rpoC gene encoding DNA-directed RNA polymerase subunit beta', translating into MKELYNLFVRPKDPLSFNAVRISLASPEKIREWSYGEIKKPETINYRTFKPERDGLFCAKIFGPTKDYECNCGKYKRMKHRGVVCEKCGVEVIQSKVRRERMGHIELAAPVAHIWFLKSLPSKVGNLLDLTLKELEKVLYFDSYIVVDPGDTPLSKQELLGEERYRQLRQQYGDSFRVGIGAEAIRELLAGLELDKLAEELRQEMSKTNSVAKRKKLAKRLKVVNAFRESEARPEWMILEVIPVLPPDLRPLVPLDGGRFATSDLNDLYRRVINRNNRLRRLQELNAPEIIIRNEKRMLQEAVDVLFDNGRRGKTITGPNKRPLKSLSDMLKGKQGRFRQNLLGKRVDYSGRSVIVIGPDLRLHQCGLPKKMALELFKPFIYNKLEERGHVNTIKSAKKMVEKETPEVWDCLDEVVKEYPVLLNRAPTLHRLGIQAFEPKLIEGKAIQIHPLVCAAFNADFDGDQMAVHVPLSIEAQIEARVLMMSTNNILSPAHGEPIIVPSQDIVLGIYYMTREKPFARGEDKVFASPEEVRCAFDAGELDLHARISVRLNGKRVTTTTGRVLLSEVVPPELPFELINRVMNKRALAELFNASYRTAGVKSTVILADRIKDIGYKFATRSGVSIAVSDMVIPHRKQDIIQEASENIREIERQYNEGLITDGEKYNKVVDIWAKATEDIASEMMHEIATETVTGPKGETMQMASFNPIFMMADSGSRGSKDQMRQLSGMRGLMAKPSGEIIETPITANFREGLTVLQYFVSTHGARKGLADTALKTANSGYLTRRLVDVSQDSIICEEDCHTIDGIWVEALTEAGEVIQQLSERILGRVAWLDIKDPVTGEVLVQANEEIDEQAVSLLEEAGIEKVPIRSVLTCRSKRGACARCYGRDLAHGRMVEIGEAIGIIAAQSIGEPGTQLTMRTFHIGGTASKRIEQTSISNRYPGTVKFVNLHTVTNVEGDLVVMNRNGEITIIGEGGRERERFQIIYGAKLKVKEGEKIEANTLLAEWDPFTTPILTDVPGTVKFGDIVEGITMQEKVDPVTGKASKVIVEYRDADVRPRVSIKDESGKTAKVGPTAARYFMPVGAIIMVSEGDQVSAGDVLAKIPRETTKTKDITGGLPRVAELFEVRKPKEQAVISEISGVVSFGKDTKGKRKVIITPEVGEAKEYLIPKGKHISVHEGDLVRAGEPLMDGAANPHDILNILGEKELAKYLVNEVQQVYRLQGVKINDKHIEVIVRQMLRRVRITDAGDSDFLEGEHVEKYRFEEINQALIDAGKKPASGEPLLLGITKASLSTESFISAASFQETTKVLTEAAVAGRIDYLRGLKENVIMGRLIPAGTGMKEYREMPAKTSTPACH